A genomic region of Platichthys flesus chromosome 4, fPlaFle2.1, whole genome shotgun sequence contains the following coding sequences:
- the LOC133951512 gene encoding TPA-induced transmembrane protein, which translates to MGEDIPLNHLNHREGELDPALEPLAGNGDALLSVRAPQDKMDVGTPRSNGETSNVYRIKRELKENVKPWMVVVAILVLIAAVIILSVVICSALQDDVDDKFDSSTFVIPLRFNGSFQLPNMVFTEELLILSSSESQALTAELQEKLAELYTASPALGRYFSKAEIYSLRNGSIIADYELTFLMPEETQGQLRNYTLSREMVYNVFRQFLYDHDSEDSAPTYIDPLSLNMFGRLY; encoded by the exons ATGGGTGAGGACATCCCGCTTAACCATCTGAACCACAGGGAGGGAGAACTCGATCCTGCTCTTGAACCA CTTGCAGGAAATGGCGACGCGTTGCTCTCAGTTCGGGCACCACAGGATAAAATGGACGTGGGAACTCCTCGCAGTAACGGAGAG ACCAGCAACGTCTACAGGATTAAGAGAGAACTGAAAGAGAACGTCAAACCGTGGATGGTCGTTGTCGCCATTCTTGTTCTCATCGCTGCTGTGATAATTCTTTCGGTTGTGATCTGCTCAg CGCTTCAGGACGACGTGGACGACAAGTTCGACTCGTCCACGTTTGTGATTCCTCTGCGTTTCAACGGGAGCTTCCAGCTTCCTAATATGGTCTTCACGGAGGAacttctcatcctctcctccagtgAAAGCCAAGCTCTGACAGCTGAGCTTCAAGAAAAG CTGGCTGAGCTCTACACCGCCTCCCCTGCTCTGGGACGATACTTCTCCAAAGCCGAGATCTATTCCTTACG GAACGGATCCATCATCGCTGACTACGAGCTGACGTTCCTCATGCCTGAAGAGACGCAGGGTCAGCTGAGAAACTACACCCTGAGTAGGGAGATGGTTTACAACGTGTTCAGACAGTTTCTATACGACCACGACTCGGAGGATTCTGCTCCCACCTACATTGATCCCCTCTCCTTGAACATGTTTGGAAGACTGTATTGA
- the zgc:153184 gene encoding capZ-interacting protein — protein MEEDSPSKPSVAELAGRFKGHILPMPATNDELFRRRHPCSLKLHKAKDDNEESDKTVVSPNPFKIKMRNSSIIEKLQANLALSPTSLLPSPKSPEVKLQPAPRSPPPPCRPLSPRPRPSRQSSEEEDPIGFEDPPEGAPLPSFNKTRARLSFKRRPPTRQHRRSAGEEAGALGGGLSPCELYSPNENGDRQEVFLHSPAEEDECGLPGSLEEDKDMDCEKTEDQVAGSDPDHEGDPQEEQEARLAEALEEEQPPSGICPAEQIGGSVEGEEERLHQEGNEEL, from the exons gAGGATTCTCCATCCAAGCCGTCTGTGGCCGAGCTGGCAGGAAGGTTCAAAGGTCACATTCTACCGATGCCTGCCACAAATGACGAG TTATTTCGAAGACGACATCCGTGTTCCCTGAAGTTACACAAAGCAAAAGATGACAATGAAGAATCAGAT AAAACGGTTGTCTCCCCAAATCCCTTCAAAATCAAGATGAGGAACTCGTCCATCATCGAGAAACTGCAG GCCAACCTCGCCCTGTCACCCACTTCTCTCCTGCCTTCGCCCAAGAGCCCCGAGGTGAAGCTGCAGCCGGCGCCGCGGtcgccccccccgccctgcaGGCCCCTGAGCCCCAGGCCGCGGCCCTCACGTCAGTCCAGCGAGGAGGAGGATCCCATCGGCTTCGAGGACCCACCTGAGGGGGCCCCCCTGCCGAGCTTCAACAAG ACTCGTGCACGCCTGTCGTTCAAGAGACGCCCGCCCACGAGGCAGCACAGGAGGTCAGCCGGCGAGGAGGCGGGGGCCTTGGGGGGCGGCCTGTCCCCGTGTGAATTGTACAGTCCAAACGAAAATGGGGACAGGCAGGAGGTTTTTTTACACAGTCCGGCCGAGGAGGATGAATGTGGGCTACCGGGCAGCCTGGAGGAAGACAAGGACATGGACTGTGAAAAGACAGAGGACCAGGTAGCGGGGAGTGACCCCGACCATGAGGGGGAtccacaggaggagcaggaggcacGACTTGCTGAAGCtttggaggaggagcagccacCTTCAGGGATTTGCCCCGCTGAGCAGATAGGGGGCAGCGtcgagggagaagaggagaggctTCACCAAGAAGGAAACGAGGAACTGTGA
- the guca1c gene encoding guanylyl cyclase-activating protein 3, producing the protein MGGYCSNLDDILEEDMHHWYTKFMRESPSGLITLFELKTMLEMNGMTEEAGSYVDQVFFTFDMDGDGYIDFVEYIAAISLLLKGEINQKLKWYFKLFDQDGNGKIDKDEMETIFKAIQDITRSYDIPPEEIVTLIYEKIDVNGEGELTLEEFISGAKEHPDIMDMLSKMMDLTNVLEIIINGQQKKAEN; encoded by the exons ATGGGAGGCTACTGCTCCAACCTGGATGATATACTGGAGGAGGACATGCACCACTGGTATACCAAGTTCATGAGGGAGTCGCCCTCAGGGCTCATCACCCTCTTTGAGCTCAAGACGATGCTTGAGATGAACGGGATGACGGAGGAGGCCGGCAGCTACGTGGACCAGGTCTTCTTCACCTTCGACATGGACGGG GACGGCTACATTGACTTTGTCGAGTACATCGCAGCCATCAGCTTGTTACTGAAGGGAGAAATCAACCAGAAGCTGAAGTGGTACTTCAAGCTCTTTGATCAAGATGGAAACGGGAAGATTGACAAGGACGAAATGGAGACGATATTCAAG GCAATTCAAGACATCACCCGGAGCTACGACATCCCCCCGGAGGAGATCGTGACGCTCATATACGAGAAGATCGACGTCAATGGAGAAG GTGAGCTGACTCTGGAGGAGTTCATCAGTGGAGCGAAGGAGCACCCCGACATCATGGACATGCTCAGCAAGATGATGGATCTCACCAACGTCCTGGAGATCATCATCAACGGTCAGCAGAAGAAAGCTGAGAACTGA